The sequence TTCTTGAAACTGGCAAAATAAGTAAAGCTGAAGAAATTTTTTCAAAAATACCTGAAGGAATTCTGGATCTAATGCAGATACCCAATCTTGGTCCAAAAACCTTAGCTCTTTTAAATAAGGAATTTGGTGTTAGGAATTTGGAAACTTTAAAACAAGCCCTTGTTAACCCAAGAATAAAAACCCTCTTCGGAATGGGTGAAAAAAAGGTAGAAAATATTAAAAAAGGAATAGAACTTTTCTTAAAGAGTAAAGAGAGATATCTTCTGGGAGAAGTTTACCCGATAGTAAATTCCCTTGTTAGTTTCCTAAAAGAAAATAAAAATGCTCTTATGGTAATACCTGCCGGTTCTTTTAGAAGATTCAAGGAAACAGTGGGAGATGTTGATATCCTTGTGACAACAAAAACTGAAGTTGATCTATCTGAATATATTACCCAATTCCCTAAAATTGAAAAAATCTACGCTATGGGACCTACAAAAACCTCCTTTGTTTTAAAAAATGGGCTGCAGGTGGATATAAGGGTTATTCCATCAGAATCAATGGGTGCTGCAATGCAATATTTTACAGGCTCAAAACAGCACAATATCCATTTAAGAACCATAGCAAAAAACCTCGGATTAAAAATAAGTGAATACGGAGTATTTAAAGGAGATAAGTTTATAGCAGGAAGAACAGAGGAAGAAGTTTATGGAACTTTGAAAATGCAGTGGATTCCACCTGAAATAAGGGAAGATGAGGGTGAAATTGAGCTTGCCTTAAAAGGTGAAATTCCTGAACTTATCGAATTCAGTGATATTAAAGGTGATCTCCACATTCATTCTGATTACTCTGATGGTCAATCTAAAATTTTTGAAATAAAAGAGGAAGCGAAGAAAAGGGGTTATAAGTATGTAGCAATATGTGACCACAGTCAGTCAGCAAAATATGCAAAGGGTTTAAATATTGAAAGACTGATGAAAAAAAAGGAAGAAATTAAAAAATTGAATGAGAAAGGTGATTATCCTTATTTGGTATTTGGGGCAGAAGTGGATATATTACCTGATGGGAAACTTGATTATCCTGATGAAGTTTTAAAAGAGATAGATTATGTAGTTGTATCTATACACACTGGTTTTAAAAAAGATAATACAGAAAGAATAATTAAAGCTTTTGAAAATCCTTATGTTCATGCATTTTCCCATCCAACAGGAAGACTTATAGGCTCAAGGGAACCTTATGAAGCTAACTGGGATGAAGTTTTCAAAAAGGCAGGTGAAAAGAATATATGGATGGAGATAAACTCTTATTATGAGAGACTTGATCTTTCTCCTCCTTTGATAAAAAAAGCAAAAAAATATGGAATAAAATTTGTTATTGGGACAGATGCCCATCACTATAACCAGATGTGGATGATTGAGCTCGGTGTAGGAACAGCAAGAAGGGGTTGGCTTACTGCTCAGGATGTTATCAATACAAGAGATTTAGAAGAATTACTTGAATTGTTAAAAGCAAAAAAACTTAATAAGAATTATTTAAAAATTCAATAAAACTTTTTATACCTTTAAAAACCTCAAAAAGTTTATCATAATTTAAAGTATCTGGTAAATCAAATTCTGAGTGATAAAAGGGATTTCTTAAAAAGGCAGTATCAGTTATTAAAAGTGCCTTAATATTTCTTTTCCAGAAGGGATAATGGTCAGAAAAATTCATGTCAGGAATTATTGGAGGGAAAGCAAGATACTCTACATTTAGTTCTGTTTTCTCTTTAAAAATTTTGACAATTTTATTCATATAATTCCTTGATTTTAAATTACTGACAATGCCTATAAAATTTGCTTTATCAGGATAAAAGAAATTCAAAGGAAAGGGATACCTTTGAGAATTTTTTTCCTCAGAGTAATAACCTACTGATTCAAGAGATAACATAAGTTCAACCTTTTCTTTATTTTTAATAATTTCTTTAACATAAACTTCTGATCCCATAAGGGGGGAATTAAAAAAAGGTGGTTCCTCATTGGGGAAAAATAAAAACCTTATATCCTTTTTAAATTCTATCTGTGAAAAATATTTTATTATTTCAATTAAAACAGAAACAGCACTTGCATTATCATCAGCACCTTTTGAACCATATACACTATCATAATGTGCACCTATTATAAAAATTTTGTTAGAAAGAACATTTTTTTTAACTTCAATAATAAAAACATCACAACCATAGGATTTATAATTAATTTCCCTTATATCAAAATTTAAATTTTTGATGTTTTCTATAATGTAATCTTTAGCTTTTATATAATTTTTATATTTAAAAACATTTCTCTCCCCGATTTCACCTGCAAGAACTTCTACATGTTTTTTTAAAATTTCCTTTAGATTAATGTTTTTTCAAATATTTCAAAGAAATCTCTTTCTTCAATTTTTTCAGGGAAAAATTTTGGAAATTTTCCTGAAAGAAAATTGTATTCTTTCCAGAATAATTCAAAATCACTTTTTTCTATTCCATAATTTTTAAAATTTCTTGGCAAATTTATTTCCTTATAAAACTTATCCATATAATCAATTATTTCATCAAAATCCGGATTTTCTTTTTCCATTATAAAAGAAAAAAGTTCCTTTATATTATCTTTTCTTTTTTTAAAACTATAACTTAACCATGGAATCAAAAGTATGGCGAGACCTGCTGGATGAGGAACATTGTCATAAAAACCGGATACAATATGCTCAAGCCAGTGCATTTCATGAAAACCACCTATTCCCCTTGTTGCTACTCCTGAAAGAGCAAGACTTGCTAAAAGATGCATATTCTCCCTTGCTTTAATATCTTCAGGATTTTTTATTAATGTTTTTATAGATTCAATTACCTTTTTAATGTAAAATTTTGCAACCCCCTTTATAAGGACGCCTTCTTCTTTTGAGGTAACAAAGGGCTCTAAGATGTGAGTTATTATATCAATTGAACAAAGAGCAAGATAATCTTTATCAAGAGTTTTAGATAAAATTGGGTCAACAATTGAAAATTTCGGAAATATTTTTTCATCAAAAATTCCCCATTTTCTTTTTTCATCAATATTTGTAATAATTGCTGAAGAATTAATTTCTGAACCAGTAGCCGGAGTTGTTGGAATAAGACATACAGGGAGTGTTTCATTTTCCGGACTTTTTTGAAGCATTGTATAATCCCATATTTTACCTTCGTTTGTGGCAATTATAGAAATTGCCTTAACCGCATCCATGACACTTCCCCCTCCAAAACCCAAAAGAGCATTTATTTTATTTTCTCTTACAATTAACCTCGTTTCTTCAATTTCATAAGTTTTGGGATTTGGAGATATTTTATCATAATGAATAAATTCTATTTTAAAAGATTTACAAATTTCTTTTATTTTATCAAGAAATCCATACCTTCTTGCGAAATTTCTTCCTGTTACAATTAAAATTCTATTTCCAAGTAAAGGTAAAACTTCTACTAATTTTTTTTCTAAAATACCTGTTCCAAAACTGTATTTTACAGGTAAAAAAATATTAAAGGACTTCAAACTATTCTACAGTTACACTTTTAGCAAGATTTCTTGGTTTATCAACATCACAGCCGCGTAAAAGAGCTACATGATAGGCAAAAAGCTGAAGGGGAATTATGGCAATAAGAGGTTGAAGCAAATAGATGGTATCTGGAATTGGTATAAAATCCTTTGATAATTCCTTTAGAAAATTATCACCAAATGTTCCTATAGATATAATTGGCGCTTCCCTTGCTTTAACTTCCTCTATATTTGAAATCATTTTATCATAAAGTTCATTTTTGGGAGAAATGGCAACAACCGGAAAATCTTTATCTAAAAGGGCTATTGGACCGTGTTTCATTTCACCAGCAGCATAACCTGTAGCATGTATATATGAAATTTCTTTTAATTTCAAAGCACCTTCAAGAGCAGTGGGATAAAGCAATCCTCTACCAAGAAACATCATATTTCTAACACTATAAAACTTCTTTGCCAGTTCTGAAATCTCGTCTTCCCTACCAAGAATAAATCTCATCTTATCAGGAATTTTTTTTAGTTCATTTATTATTTCTTTAAATTCCTTTTTATCAACTGTCCCTTTTAAAAGCCCAATTTCAAGAGTTATTGCAAGAAGATAAAAAAGCTCTGAAGTGTAAGCTTTTGTGGAAGCAACCCCAATTTCAGGACCTGCATTCAAATAAACTCTGAAATCTGATTCTCTATCTATTGTGCTGTTTTTAACATTTACAAGGGATAATACTGGAATTGAAAGCTCTTTAGCTTTTCTGAGACCTGCAAGAGTATCTGCAGTCTCTCCTGATTGAGAAATACTTATACAGATTGCATTTTTATTGGAAACAGGCTCTTTATATCTGAATTCAGAAGAAAGTTCACACTCGGTAAAGGAGTTGACAAAACCTTGAAATAGGTGTTTGCCATAAAGTCCTGCATGATAACTTGTTCCAGCTGCCTGGATTATTATGTGATCAGCCTTTAAAAGAGCATTTTTAGCACCATTTGATAAAACAGAAATATTATCATTTTCATCTATAACCCTCATCAGATTTTCTTCAATAACTCTTGGTTGTTCGTGAATTTCCTTAAGCATATAATGAGGGTATCCTCTTTTCTCAATCATATCCTCTCTCCACTCCACATAAGTAGCTCTCCTTTTTTTCCTTTCACCACTAAAATCGTAAAATTCTACCTTATCCTCTTTCAAAATAACTATCTCACCATCTCCCATTGTAACTATCCTTCTTGTATGAGACAAAATTGCAGGTATATCTGAAGCAATCATATTTTCGTTTTTACCAATACCGACTATTAAAGGGGAACCCATTCTCACCCCTATAATCTTGTCAGGATGAAATTTGTTTATAATAGCAAGAGCAAAGGAACCTTTAAGTTTATTAACTGTTTTTAAAACACTTTCCAAGAGATTCCCCTCATAATATTCTTCAAGAAGATGAGCTATAACTTCGGTATCAGTATCAGATGTAAATCTATGTTTTTTTTCAAGTTTCTTCTTTAACTCTCTAAAATTTTCAATTATTCCATTATGAACAACTGCAAAAATTCTCTTACAATCTACATGGGGATGAGCATTTTCATCTGTTGGCTTTCCATGGGTTGCCCATCTCGTGTGTCCTATAGCTATTTTGGAGGGAATAGGTAAACCATTTAAAAGTTTCGAAAGCTCACTTATTCTACCTGCTTTTTTTCTTATAAATAACTCTCCATTTATTATACTTGCAAAACCTGCTGAATCATAACCCCTATATTCTAATTTTTCTAAACCTACTATAATTACACTATCTACATCTTTATTACCAATATATCCAACAATTCCACACATTTATTGAATTTTCTCTCTCTTTAATTCATACTTCACTGTTATAGGAACACCATAGGCAGTTATCTCCACAATTACCTCTTTATCTCTTATATCCTTCACATAACCATTCCTTACAGCATCTCCCTGCCTTATTGTATAACTTCTTCCATCAGGAGCTTCAAAAAGGGCAACATTACCTTTTGGTCCTTTCATTATTCCAACTAACTTAAGATTAGAAAGATCAACAACTTCTTCTTGAGTTCTTTTATAACCTTTACCTACAAGAGAAAGGAAAGGATCCCTTCTGTTTCCAGGATCATAGTTATATCCCTTGGGCAAAAGTTCCTCTTTTAACTTAACTGTATCTATTTCTTGGCCAAGAATAAAACCAGGCTTAGGAGATTCCTTTGCAACATCCACCTTTCCTCTTTTTTCCTTTTTGCAACTAACTGCAAATATAATTAGAAAAATTAAAAGAATACCCTTTTTCATCTTCTACCTCCTTTTAGGTCTTACAGGCTTAGTTTCAGTAGGTGCTACAGCCCCCCCAATTGTAGAAACAGTATAAAATTTAGCAACAAAAGAAGCCTCACAACTTCTATCCTGAGATTTGGATTGATTTATCTTTATTCCTTCAACTGTTACAAGCCTTGATAAAGTGGAAAGTTCAGAAATAAAATTTACAAGATTATGAAAATTAGAAATCACTTCAAGAGAATAAGGAAGTTCTGTATATTCACCCTTAGAAACAGGGGGATTCCTTGAAAGTTTCACAATTTTTACATCATTTTGAGTTCCCCTCTGTTGAAGCAGAGTTATAACTTCTTCCGGTTTTTCTTCTGGAGGTAAAAGTTTAAGTGCCTTTTCCCATAAATACTGAAGTTTTTTAATTTCAATCTCCAACTCCGGGAGCCTTGCCGCAGCTATACGAGCTGTTTGAAGTTCTTTTGAAATTTTTGAATATTTAGCTTCAAGATTTTTAATCTGTGCCTTCATTTTGTTATAGAAAAGAAAATGATAAATTAAGAATACTATAACTCCAATACCAGCTGTAATTATAAAATATCTTAATTTATTATTCATTATTTTACCTCCTCTTCCGTAGTTAAACCAACAGAAACATTAACAGGTATTTGCATGGTGAAAGTTAAATACTCCGTTTCTTCTTCTTTTTTCACATCAATCCTTTCCAGTATCACATTTTCACCAAATAGTGGAGAAGATTTTATATTCTGGATAAAATCTGCAATAAATAGGTTAGAAAAAGAAGCTCCTTCAATCTTTATTAAATTTCCTGTGTGGGAAAAGGAAATAATCCATACATATTGAGGAAGAGCTTTTGAAAATTCATCAAGAATCATAACCTCAGTGTTTATACTTGAAAGTAGCCTCTTAGCTATATTTACTTTATTTTCAAAATCTCTTTTTTTTGTTTCCAGTTCATTAACCTTCTTTTGAACCTCCCTCAGAGCAACAAGTTCGGTGCTATCCCTTTTTATTTGACTTTTTAAACCGGAAATTTTAACCCTTGAAGCAGAAAAAGAAAAGAATGCCCATAGAACAGAAATTGTGAGTATAAGAGTTCCCGCAATTTCGTATATTCCTATAGGAGGTAGTGTTATTTTAAATTTTCTTTCTACTTTTTCTTCTGATGGTAATAAATTTATTTTAATCATAGTATCCCCCTTAAAGATAAACCCAAAGATGGAGCAAATATAGATCCAATTACCTCTTTGGAGGCCAATTCAAGAAAAGATTCAGGAAGATCTATTCTTTCAAAAGGGTTTAATCTTTCAACTTTTACTCCAAGGGCCTCTGATAGGTTTTGAGTAAATTCAGGAATTAAAGTGCCACCTCCTGATACATAAATCACATCAGGTGCCTCTTTTTTCTCTATGTAAGCAAAAGTTCTTCTTATTTCTTCTGCAATGCTTGTAACGTAATCTCTATAAACCTCAAAAGTAACTGCAGAGGATGTTTCTTTTTCACCTTTTATTATTAAGAGGCTATCTGAATATGAAAGATCAAGCCTTTCCTGCATTAAATTTATAAGATTTCTTACACTTACTCTTATATCCCTGATCAAGTAAGGACCAGTATTTGCAAAATAAAATACAGTGGAAAAACTCTTTCCAATATGTAGTATCCCCTTTATATCACTACTTTTTGCAACTTCAGGATAATTGAACTCAAATAAATTATAAAGTGCTAAAACACTAACATCCAGAATTTTGGGTGTAAAACCTGCAGATTTTAAAACATGAACATAATCCGTAATGGCTTCGTTCCTGGCTGCAACTAACAAGACTTCAATTTCGGTTTCACTCACTTCAGGATTTACAATATCTCCATCCACTGATATTTCCGTTGGATCAACACCAAAGTACTGTTCTGCCTGCCATTTTATTTGCTCTTTTATTTCTTCTGGAGGCAATTTATCCATTTTTATCCTTTTTATATTAATTGCCCTTGGATTGGGAATAAATGTAGCGACATTTTTAATAGCAGGCTTTTTTTCCTGAATATATCTCTGTAAAACATCAATAACAGTGTCTCTTTCAATTATTTCACCTTCTGCTACTACCTCCTCAGGCAAGTCAGCTTTCCAGATTTCCTTTACTTTAACATTTTCTTTTGAACCTTCAAGGAGGGATATCCTCACTCCAGAGGAACCCACATCAATACCAAGTAGACCTCTTTTTTTACCGAGCATAAAAAATATTTATTTTTAAAGAATTGAACTTTTTGTTCATTTTTTCATTATAATATAAAATATAAAAAAAGTCAATAAAAAAGAGGACTAAAAATGATAGAACTTTTGCTTTTAATTATAATTATATGGGTTTTTCTTTACCTCATATATAGATTTGCCTTTAAAGTAGTATTAACAGAAAAACGAGGTGAAATTATTCCTGTTAGAAAAATTGAAATAACCCCAAAACTTATTCTCATTGTTTTGTCCCTTTTTATTCTACTTTATATAATTTCCAGTTTTAGAGAAGTTCCTATAGGACATGCACTTTTAACCTTCAATATTTTTACAAAAAAATATGGAATAAAAACTGAAGGACTGCAGTTTGTTCCAAGATTTTTTTATAAAACTCACCTTTATAATATAAGAAGGCAGGAATATACAATGACAGCAAGAAAAGGGGAAGGTGAAAAAAAGGATATAGATGACTCTCTATGGTCACCTACAAAAGAAGGGCTTGAGGTAGGACTTGACCTTACATGCTGGTTTAGAATACCTGTAGAAAATGTCATAAAAATACATAGAGAAATCGGATCTGACTATAACGAAAAAGTAATTAGGCCTTCAATAAGATCAGAGGTAAGGCATATTATTTCCTCCCACTCAGTAACAGAAATTTATTCTTCGAAAAGAGAAGAAATTCAAAAGGAAATTGAAAAAAAGATTAAGGAAAGACTTGAAAAGGATGGATTTCTAATTGAAGCAGTTATTTTAAGGGATGTTCATTTTACACCGGATTTTGCAAAGGCAATTGAGGAGAAACAGATAGCCCAGCAGGAAGCAGAAAGAATGGAATATATTCTTGAAAAGGAGAAAAAGGAAGCAGAAAGAAAAAAAATTGAAGCAAAAGGTAAAGCAGATGCTATAAGAATTATAAGTGAAGAACTTAAGAAAAACCCGATGTATATAAATTATCTTTATGTAGATAAACTTTCTGATAAGGTCAAAGTAGTTATATCAGATAAGGGGACAATTTTGAATTTGCAATCTCTGGATGAAAAATAAAATTTTAGATCTGCCGGGGACACCTTTAAAAATAATAATAAAAAATAATAAATTCTTAACCTTTTATATTGAGCATAAAGGCAACAAAGCCCTTGTTTATTCACCTTATGGAAATTTTCTTCTTGAGAAAAAAATAAAAGAAAATCTAAAAGAAGAAAGAGAAGATAATTCAAGGATTATTTCCCCTATGTCAGGGAAAATAGTAAAAGTATTTAAAAGAGAAAAGGAAAAAGTAAATATAGATGAGCCCCTTTGCATAATAGAAGCAATGAAAATGCAAAATGAGATAAGATCAAAAAAAGAGGGAATAATTATAAAATCTTTCGCAGAAGAAGAAAAAATTATTAAAAAAGGCGAACTGATTTTTATTATTGAATGAAGGATAAAAAATATTATACAAAAGAGGATCTTTCCGAATATAACTTTTTAGAAGGAGATTTAGAGCCAGGTAAATATCCTTTCACAAGAGCTATATATAAGGAAATGTATACACAAAAACTCTGGACAATGAGACAGTATACAGGTTTTGGAACTCCTGAAGAAACAAACGAAAGGTTTAAAAAGATGATAAAGGAGGGGCAAACAGGGCTTTCTTTGGCTTTTGACTTACCTACTCAATTGGGTTTTGATCCAGACCATGAGCTTTCAAGGGGAGAAGTAGGAAGAGTTGGGGTATCTGTATGGAGTTCAGAATCAATGGAGAGAGTTTTAAAGGATATAGAAATTGATAAAATTTCTCTTTCTATGACAATTAATGCAACCGCAGGAATTCTTTTAGCTTTTTACCTTACAATTGCAGATAAAAGAAAAGTTCCCTGGGATAAATTAAGGGGTACAATTCAAAATGATATTTTAAAGGAATTTGCAGCAAGAGGAAATTACATTTATCCTGTTAAGGAATCTCTAAAACTTTCCCTTGATGTTATGGAGTTTTCTCTTAAAAATGTTTTCAATTTTTATCCTGTTTCAGTGAGTGGTTACCATTACAGAGAAAAGGGAGCAAATGCCATACAGGAAATAGCTTTTACTATTTCTGATGCAATTGAATATGTAAAAGGTCTTGCTGAAAGAGGTATTGAGCCTGAAATTATTGGTAAAAGAATAACATTTTTCTTTTCTGCCCATAGTAATTTTTTTGAAGAAATTGCAAAATTCAGAGCAGCAAGAAGGGTATGGGCTCAAATAATGAAAGAAAGGTTCAAAGTAAAAGATGAAAAAGCGATGCATTTAAGATTTCACACACAAACAGCAGGTTCAACACTTCAGGCTCAAGACCCTCTTTTAAACATAATAAGGGTTTCTTACCAGGCTTTATCAGCGGTCTTAGGAGGAACTCAGAGTTTACATACAAATAGTTTTGATGAAGCATTATCCCTTCCAACAGAGGAATCAGCTCTTATGGCTCTAAGAACACAACAGATTCTTGCTTATGAAACAGGAATTCCGGAAATAACAGATCCTCTTGGAGGTTCCTATTATGTGGAAAGTTTAACAAGAAAAATTGAAGAAGAAACTTTTAAATTACTAAATGAAATAGAAGAAAAGGGAGGAGCAGCTGAGTGTATAGAAAAAGGATTATTTCAGAAGTGGATAGAAGAAAATGCTTATAAAGAACAAAAAGAAATCGAAGAAGGAACTAAAAAAATTGTAGGTGTTAATATTTTAAAAAAGGAAAAGGAAGAAAAAATTAAAATATTTAGGATAAAAAGCAAGGGGGAAAGGGAAGAAATAAAAAGAATAAGGGAATTTAAGAAAAAAAGAGATAAAAGTAAAGTAGAAGAGGCTCTTTTTGCTTTGAGGGAAGGTGCTTTAAGGGGAGAAAACCTTATGAATTATATCATTAATTGTGTTAAGGCAAAATGCACACTTGGTGAAATCTCTTATGAGCTGGAAAAAATCTGGAAGAGGGTCTGAATCCCTTTTAAAAAACAATTTAAAAATGAAAGAAAAAAAATTTGAAACAATCTGTGTTCATAATAAAAAAATCAATTATAAATTAAGAGATATATCAGTTCCCATACATCTTTCCTCAACCTTTTATTTTGAATCTGCTGAAGAAGGAGGAAAGCTTTTTGAGGGGGAAAAAGAAGGTTTTATTTACACTCGTCTTTCAAATCCAACAATAAAAATTCTTGAAGAAACACTTAAAGAACTTGAAAATGGAGAAAGGGCTCTTGCTTTTTCCTCTGGCATGGGTGCAATATCAGCTCTTATTTTCTCTCTCTTAAATCAAGGTGATAAGGTTATATACTCAGACCCCTTATATGGGGGAACTTTTGCTTTATTCAAAAGGCTTGAAAAAAAGGGATTATTTACCTTTAAGGGTATATACGCCAAAAGATTTACTGAAAAATTAAAAAAAGAAATTGACAAAAAAACAAAACTCATATACATAGAAACACCTACAAATCCTACCCTTGATATTATCGATATAGAGGAAACTGCAAAAATTGCAAAGGAAAAGGGAATAATTCTTGCTGTAGATAATACTTTTGCAACTCCCTATCACCAGAGACCACTTGAGCTGGGTGCAGATGTGGTTATACATTCTCTCACAAAATATTTAGGTGGTCATACAGATTTAATAGGTGGTGCTCTTATTGGTAAAAAAGAAATAATTGATGAAATCGATAAAGAAGAAAAAGCTCATATAGGAGCCTGTATATCACCTTTTAATGCATGGCTAACCTTAAGGGGTATTAAAACCCTCGCAGTAAGGATGAAAGTTCATTCTGAAAATGCCATGAATTTAGCAAAATTTTTAAGTGAACATCCAAAAGTAGAAAAGGTTTTTTATCCAGGCCTTTCTGACTTTGAAATGTATAAAATAGCCAAAAAACAGATGAAAAATGGTTTTTCAGGTATGCTTTCATTTATACATAAAAATGGAAAAGAAGGGGCTATGAAATTTATCAATTCTTTGAATCTCTGTGTTAAAGCAGTAAGCTTAGGAGCAGTTGAAACCCTCGTAGAACATCCTGCCTCAATGACTCATTCTACAATGAACGAGGAAGAACTTTTAAAAGCAGGAATACACCCTGGACTTGTTCGAATTTCAGTTGGAATTGAAAATATTGAGGATATAATAATGGACATAGAAAATGCTTTAAGGAAATCATGAAAGAAGATAAGATCTGCGTTATTGGTGCTGGTATCGCTGGGATAATGACTTCTTATTTTCTTGATAAGTTTGGTGCTAAAA comes from candidate division WOR-3 bacterium and encodes:
- a CDS encoding acetyl-CoA carboxylase biotin carboxyl carrier protein subunit is translated as MKNKILDLPGTPLKIIIKNNKFLTFYIEHKGNKALVYSPYGNFLLEKKIKENLKEEREDNSRIISPMSGKIVKVFKREKEKVNIDEPLCIIEAMKMQNEIRSKKEGIIIKSFAEEEKIIKKGELIFIIE
- a CDS encoding methylmalonyl-CoA mutase family protein gives rise to the protein MKDKKYYTKEDLSEYNFLEGDLEPGKYPFTRAIYKEMYTQKLWTMRQYTGFGTPEETNERFKKMIKEGQTGLSLAFDLPTQLGFDPDHELSRGEVGRVGVSVWSSESMERVLKDIEIDKISLSMTINATAGILLAFYLTIADKRKVPWDKLRGTIQNDILKEFAARGNYIYPVKESLKLSLDVMEFSLKNVFNFYPVSVSGYHYREKGANAIQEIAFTISDAIEYVKGLAERGIEPEIIGKRITFFFSAHSNFFEEIAKFRAARRVWAQIMKERFKVKDEKAMHLRFHTQTAGSTLQAQDPLLNIIRVSYQALSAVLGGTQSLHTNSFDEALSLPTEESALMALRTQQILAYETGIPEITDPLGGSYYVESLTRKIEEETFKLLNEIEEKGGAAECIEKGLFQKWIEENAYKEQKEIEEGTKKIVGVNILKKEKEEKIKIFRIKSKGEREEIKRIREFKKKRDKSKVEEALFALREGALRGENLMNYIINCVKAKCTLGEISYELEKIWKRV
- a CDS encoding aminotransferase class I/II-fold pyridoxal phosphate-dependent enzyme; amino-acid sequence: MKEKKFETICVHNKKINYKLRDISVPIHLSSTFYFESAEEGGKLFEGEKEGFIYTRLSNPTIKILEETLKELENGERALAFSSGMGAISALIFSLLNQGDKVIYSDPLYGGTFALFKRLEKKGLFTFKGIYAKRFTEKLKKEIDKKTKLIYIETPTNPTLDIIDIEETAKIAKEKGIILAVDNTFATPYHQRPLELGADVVIHSLTKYLGGHTDLIGGALIGKKEIIDEIDKEEKAHIGACISPFNAWLTLRGIKTLAVRMKVHSENAMNLAKFLSEHPKVEKVFYPGLSDFEMYKIAKKQMKNGFSGMLSFIHKNGKEGAMKFINSLNLCVKAVSLGAVETLVEHPASMTHSTMNEEELLKAGIHPGLVRISVGIENIEDIIMDIENALRKS